The Harmonia axyridis chromosome 3, icHarAxyr1.1, whole genome shotgun sequence nucleotide sequence TGTGAAACAGATCTGATCTGTGGCGACAGTaatattgattaattgaaaaaaatattcttcttgaatattctagATTTCTGATTATTGCATCAGCCtagatttttccagaaaatttaaaattgttatgTCATATCAACATCCATCGTGATCACGGAAAAATCAGGATCATtatgatgcatttcaaggacctaATCAGCGAATCTACGATGTTGATGGTAATCTACCGATTTGAGTAATGGCGTTAACTTAACTTTAAAAGCCTTAGGACCTTAGTCTTTATACAAAATAAGTAGAAGTGCGTAATTCTTAAGACCGACAAGGAATAGACAAATTTGAGTTTTCGTAAATACTACAGACTACTGATTCAATATTCTCAGGTGTTTTTGAGCGAGAGCGACGCACATGGTTCAGATTTTCCACATCGTTAACTTGTccaaacagctcaaatttttcgatCAATTTCACTATTACCGGCTAAGACGGTACTTCAAAGACGACCCAAGAGTGCATTAGTGTTGCGAATTGTATTTTCACGATTTTTTatgtgaatttttaatttttcaatgcgTTGCTGAGGAAATATCATTCTATTCTCAATAATGGCGTAATTTTTTCTTGTCAAATGACAAAAGACGATAGCTTCAAAGGTgtcagctgtccagatagcgaGCTCTTGAATATGATAGCCTCTTACGGAAGAACCCTCTacatatacagagtggccactttttcaataggattgtattggtaacttttaaaccataagagttagaaggtcggtcaaatggagaaaaagttgcacgcatagaagcattatcaagcagttcaaacaaagaggtcatcagggccggttattgagatatcgtaagaaaagtaaatttaataaataaataaaaacacttgactatacgttcacaaatttaataaaatattatattacgttgacatgcatgtttcgggttttaccccattctcaaaactaaacagaataataaacgGTACAAATTATACATCAAACAAAACAGATGTTAACACCGGAGATAAGCGGAACTCCAGCTGATCGTTCACAATTggcaatttttgtttatgtgctgaagatatttctaaacattctaaaagatctaatcgcttacttttctctccttcgtgtaaaattttggttttattgaaatctataaaatggttacaagagatacaatgagttgaaaaccccgttgtggatttattttgtaaaatagattttttatgttcttcaacccTAACTTTGAGAGAACGACCGGTTTGACCAACATAAAAAGCAGGACATTCGTCACAGAACAACTTATATACAccacttttttctgaatcacttAACTTATCCCTACCATCAGAAAACAttgatctcaaatttttcttgtttgtacACACAATATCAACTCTGTTTTTTCTTAATCTATTACAAACTATGTCGCTAATCTgtggaatataattaatatatacaaATCTCTTCATTTGATCTTTAGGTTGAGGTGGATAGATACAAGTTAAAAGTTTTTcacgttgttttttcaatattaatttatctattatgTCAGGAGAGTAGCCGTTGTTCTTTGTTAATAACTTTAACATCTCAACTTCttttttgaagttattctcCGATAGAGGAGTGGAAATAAGTCTGTGCACAAGGGAATGAAACGCAGACATTTTAATTCTATAAGGGTGTGAACTACTATTATGAATGAG carries:
- the LOC123675532 gene encoding uncharacterized protein LOC123675532, which codes for MTHLEKKIFSIMNNNLTVYVLYWKRYVDDVFCIWTGSDSELESFLKLINSFYDGVQFTLELENVDKSLNFLDIQIKIVNDHLDFDIYRKPTFSDVLIHNSSSHPYRIKMSAFHSLVHRLISTPLSENNFKKEVEMLKLLTKNNGYSPDIIDKLILKKQREKLLTCIYPPQPKDQMKRFVYINYIPQISDIVCNRLRKNRVDIVCTNKKNLRSMFSDGRDKLSDSEKSGVYKLFCDECPAFYVGQTGRSLKVRVEEHKKSILQNKSTTGFSTHCISCNHFIDFNKTKILHEGEKSKRLDLLECLEISSAHKQKLPIVNDQLEFRLSPVLTSVLFDV